The following proteins are co-located in the Pseudomonas cavernae genome:
- the motB gene encoding flagellar motor protein MotB: MDNNQPIIVKRVKRYAAGHHGGSWKIAFADFATAMMAFFLVLWLMSSATPEQKKAISGYFQDPVGFTESASPYVIDLGGTPTPAPEKTLNPEIQTIPDDQDKSKTDPSQAEEIADRLERERLELLLQELQNKVDENPQLQRFKDQILFEITQDGLRIQIMDAENRPMFDLGSARLQPYFEDILLAMADTIKAVPNKISVSGHTDAKPFAGAGGFGNWELSASRANAARRALVAGGYLDEQVARVVGYASSSLFDREDPFNPVNRRIDIIVLTKKAQRAIEGEQEAKPEPPAAPETAPPAAPAAVTPAAAATQTPTPPGDKRNIFDAGGLKLDEPRDQ; encoded by the coding sequence ATGGATAACAACCAGCCCATCATCGTCAAGCGCGTCAAGCGCTATGCCGCCGGCCACCACGGCGGCTCCTGGAAGATCGCCTTCGCCGACTTCGCCACGGCGATGATGGCGTTCTTCCTGGTGCTGTGGCTGATGTCCTCGGCCACGCCGGAGCAGAAGAAGGCGATTTCCGGCTATTTCCAGGACCCGGTGGGCTTCACCGAAAGCGCCAGCCCCTATGTCATCGACCTCGGCGGCACGCCGACGCCGGCGCCGGAGAAGACCCTCAACCCGGAAATCCAGACCATCCCGGACGACCAGGACAAGAGCAAGACCGACCCGAGCCAGGCCGAGGAGATCGCCGACCGCCTCGAGCGGGAGCGCCTCGAGCTGCTGCTCCAGGAGCTGCAGAACAAGGTCGACGAGAACCCGCAGCTGCAGCGCTTCAAGGATCAGATCCTGTTCGAGATCACCCAGGACGGCCTGCGCATCCAGATCATGGACGCCGAGAACCGGCCGATGTTCGACCTCGGCAGCGCGCGCCTGCAGCCGTATTTTGAGGACATCCTGCTGGCCATGGCCGACACCATCAAGGCGGTGCCGAACAAGATCAGCGTCAGCGGCCATACCGACGCCAAGCCGTTCGCCGGTGCCGGCGGGTTCGGCAACTGGGAGCTGTCCGCCAGCCGCGCCAACGCCGCGCGCCGGGCGCTGGTGGCCGGCGGTTATCTGGATGAACAGGTGGCGCGGGTGGTCGGCTATGCCTCGTCGTCGCTGTTCGACCGCGAGGATCCGTTCAACCCGGTGAACCGCCGCATCGACATCATCGTCCTGACCAAGAAGGCCCAGCGCGCCATCGAGGGCGAGCAGGAGGCCAAGCCGGAACCGCCGGCGGCGCCTGAGACGGCTCCGCCCGCTGCCCCGGCTGCGGTCACGCCAGCGGCCGCCGCCACGCAGACGCCGACGCCGCCGGGCGATAAGCGCAACATTTTCGACGCCGGCGGGCTCAAGCTCGACGAGCCGCGCGACCAGTAA